The following DNA comes from Nocardioides sp. JQ2195.
AACGGCAGCGGCGAGAAGCGCAGGAAGAGGAGACCGGACACCCCGGCACCGGCGAGACGCCCGACCACCAACGAGATCGCACCGAAGCCCACCGCCACCATCCCCAGCGAGACGAAGGCACCCAGCCAGACGTTCACCTGGTCCGCAACCATCCGCTGGTCCTGCCGAAACAGTCGCTGCATCAGCGCCGCCGGGGTCGCCACCACACCGTTGACCAGGACGCAGAGGCTCATGAGCTGGACCAGTGGCGCCGCCTCCGGACTGCCCATCGCGCTCGCGAAGTACGGCGCTGCCCACACCGCCGCACCAGTCAGCACCGCGCTCATGCCCACCGAGATGGTGGTGACGGTCGGCGCAATCTCGGCAGGGTCCTCCTCCCAACGGACGATGGCCAGGCTCACCCCGAGCTCGTTGAAGCTGAGGATGGCGAGCAACGCCACCAGGGCGACCGCGTAGGTGCCGAACTCCTCCGGGCCCAGCATGCGGGCCAGGGCGATGCCGATGGCCAGGGTGCCGAACCTGGCGACCATCGTGTTGGCGAAGCTCCAGGCCAGTGCCCGTCCCGCCGCCGGACGACGACTCGCGTCCGCCACCCGTCCCGCCACGGTCAGCTCCCCACGAGGCCCGCGAGGCAGGTCACGACCTGCTCCTGCTGCTCCACGGTGATCTGCGGGAAGATCGGCAGCGACAGGATCTCCGTGGCCGCCCGCTCCGCGACGGGGAACGCCCCGGCCGACAGGCCCAGGCCCGCATAGGCGCGGGTGAGGTGCATGGGCGTCGGGTAGTGGATCCCGGCTCCGATGCCTGCCTCGTTCAGGGCGGCCAGGACCCGGTCACGGTCCGCGACCCGGATCACGTAGAGGTGCCAGACGTCGACGTTTCCCCTTGCCTGGTTGGGCGGTCGCACGTCGTGGAGATCCTCGAGCAGCGCGGCGTAGCGCTGTGCGGCATCCCTGCGCAGCTCGTTCCACTTCTCCAGCCGGGCCAGCTTGGCTCGCAGCACGACGGCCTGGATCGCATCCAGGCGCGAGTTCATCCCGATCACGTCGTGGACGTACTTCGTCGGCGATCCGTGCGCTGCCATCACCCGCACCCGTGCGGCGAGGTCGGCGTCGTCGGTGGTCACACCACCCGCGTCGCCGGCGGCCCCGAGGTTCTTCCCCGGATAGAAGCTGGTCGCCGCGATCGCCCCGAGCGTTCCCGCGTTGCGTCCGTGGCGTACGGCGCCCTGGGCCTGGGCCGCGTCCTCCACGATCGGGACACCGGCCGCCTCAGCGAGGCCGGTGAGCCGCTCGACCGGGGCGACCTGGCCGAAGAGGTGCACCGGCACGATCGCCTGGGTCCTTCGCGTGACAGCGTGCTCCACTGCACCGGGATCGATGAGCAGGTGCTCCTCGTCGACGTCGACGAGGACCGGCACGGCTCCGATGCGCGAGACCGCCTCGGCTGTGGCGATGAAGGTGTTCGCCGGGAGGACGACCTCGCCCCCGGGTCGCACCCCGACCGCGCGCAGGGCCAGCTCGAGGGCGTC
Coding sequences within:
- a CDS encoding DegT/DnrJ/EryC1/StrS family aminotransferase — encoded protein: MSIPLVDLKAQQAEVDDEVRAGLDRVFATTGFVGGAEVARFEAEYAAFIGAGHCVGVGNGTDALELALRAVGVRPGGEVVLPANTFIATAEAVSRIGAVPVLVDVDEEHLLIDPGAVEHAVTRRTQAIVPVHLFGQVAPVERLTGLAEAAGVPIVEDAAQAQGAVRHGRNAGTLGAIAATSFYPGKNLGAAGDAGGVTTDDADLAARVRVMAAHGSPTKYVHDVIGMNSRLDAIQAVVLRAKLARLEKWNELRRDAAQRYAALLEDLHDVRPPNQARGNVDVWHLYVIRVADRDRVLAALNEAGIGAGIHYPTPMHLTRAYAGLGLSAGAFPVAERAATEILSLPIFPQITVEQQEQVVTCLAGLVGS